Proteins encoded in a region of the Thermogemmatispora onikobensis genome:
- a CDS encoding serine/threonine-protein kinase has translation MLHSRGQELLGKTLGGYVLEKLLGYGGSSAVYLARSSEPAASSAPVALKVFLPRAHLTRAARAEFLRRFLQEAQAASRLQHPHIVPIYAWGEEAGLAYLVMPYMAGGTLAHYVRRRGPLSLEQAANYLEQIASALDYAHQRGYIHCDVKPANILLNEQGQAFLSDFGLARLLRDELTDEGQLEQSPASEQAAAAPTPIPMGTPDYLAPEQALNGPVDHRTDIYALGATLFYLLAGRPPFQADSPIALALLHVHEPPPALCELDPRIPPQVDYVLRKALAKFPEERFATARLLCEAFQQAIAGPETPARLRLSVHGLLLPAWVPFPLVRRLEALPIPASFSGKGKALLLALLLLLLLCSSSLAYALHATHTRPGNSASASLSAPDFAQPTLTPTVPVDQLLTGASDWPHSSSAFFADGEYHLLNTTSRASALALYAHHRFLDFHLTVNVRQVRGSHDDSDYYGVVFRASSEQQRYYVFAVASWGGGSYAVWRYSGRWTTLAEGPAPSLLIGPGAVNTLEVDAHGPLFRFFINGQGLSATPLRDSLPSAPVNGAIGLYVEEEGSEIACSQLYIEPARF, from the coding sequence GTGTTGCATAGCAGGGGTCAGGAACTGCTCGGGAAGACCCTTGGAGGCTATGTGCTTGAAAAGCTGCTTGGCTACGGTGGTAGCAGCGCTGTGTATCTGGCCCGTAGCAGTGAACCAGCAGCCTCCTCCGCGCCCGTGGCCCTGAAGGTCTTTCTCCCTCGCGCCCATCTGACAAGAGCAGCCCGGGCCGAATTTCTGCGTCGTTTCCTGCAAGAAGCCCAGGCGGCCAGCCGCTTACAGCACCCGCACATCGTGCCCATCTACGCTTGGGGTGAGGAGGCTGGCCTGGCTTATCTGGTCATGCCCTACATGGCCGGCGGGACCCTGGCCCACTACGTACGCCGCCGCGGCCCCCTCTCCTTAGAGCAGGCCGCCAATTATCTGGAGCAGATCGCTTCCGCCCTGGACTACGCTCATCAGCGTGGCTACATCCATTGCGACGTCAAGCCCGCCAACATTCTGCTGAATGAGCAGGGGCAAGCCTTCCTCTCCGACTTCGGCCTCGCCCGCCTGCTGCGGGACGAACTGACGGACGAGGGCCAGCTTGAGCAGTCTCCAGCCAGTGAGCAGGCAGCCGCTGCTCCCACTCCGATCCCGATGGGCACGCCGGATTATCTGGCCCCAGAGCAAGCCCTCAATGGGCCGGTTGATCACCGCACTGACATCTATGCCCTGGGCGCCACCCTCTTCTATCTACTCGCCGGGCGTCCTCCGTTCCAGGCCGATTCGCCCATCGCCCTCGCTCTGCTCCACGTCCACGAGCCACCGCCGGCTCTCTGCGAACTTGACCCACGCATCCCGCCCCAGGTCGACTATGTGCTGCGCAAGGCCCTGGCCAAATTCCCGGAGGAGCGCTTCGCCACCGCCCGCCTCTTGTGCGAAGCCTTCCAGCAGGCCATTGCCGGCCCAGAGACGCCTGCCCGCCTTCGCCTGAGCGTCCACGGCCTGCTCCTACCGGCCTGGGTTCCCTTCCCACTGGTCCGGCGCCTGGAAGCGCTACCCATTCCCGCCAGCTTCAGCGGCAAAGGGAAAGCCCTCTTGCTGGCTTTGCTTCTGCTGCTCCTGCTTTGCTCCAGCTCGCTGGCCTACGCCCTGCATGCCACCCATACCAGACCGGGCAACAGCGCCAGTGCCAGCCTCTCAGCCCCCGATTTCGCTCAGCCCACTCTGACGCCCACTGTCCCCGTCGATCAACTGCTGACCGGCGCCAGCGATTGGCCGCATAGCTCTAGCGCCTTCTTTGCCGATGGCGAGTATCATCTCCTCAATACCACCTCGCGGGCCAGCGCTCTCGCCCTCTACGCCCACCATCGCTTCCTCGATTTTCACCTGACCGTCAACGTACGTCAAGTACGCGGCTCTCACGACGACTCCGACTACTATGGGGTAGTCTTCCGCGCCAGCAGCGAGCAGCAACGCTACTATGTTTTTGCCGTCGCCAGCTGGGGCGGTGGGTCATATGCCGTCTGGCGCTACAGCGGACGCTGGACGACCCTGGCCGAGGGGCCGGCGCCCAGCTTGCTGATCGGGCCAGGAGCCGTCAATACCCTGGAGGTCGATGCTCACGGCCCCCTCTTCCGCTTCTTCATCAATGGGCAGGGACTGTCAGCTACCCCACTGCGCGACTCTCTCCCGTCCGCCCCTGTCAACGGCGCTATCGGCCTCTACGTGGAAGAAGAGGGGAGCGAAATCGCCTGCTCACAACTCTATATTGAGCCAGCTCGTTTCTGA
- a CDS encoding carboxylate-amine ligase produces MKGRLALYHPTLGVEEEFQLVERCSGQLCSAIERVLEKGQTLFGEQIKPEMHASTVEIISPVCADIAAVRQELYGLRRRLIEMLAAEDLVPVSAGTHPTARWQDQQRTERERYAELEEEEQDVGRSLLIFGLHIHVGIPDREVAIAVMNQARLWLPHLLALSANSPFWAGRMTGIKSYRSVVWKRCNRSGLPEVLPSLTHFERYVDDLIAVGAIDNGKRIWWDLRLHPFFDTLEFRICDMPATLEDTIALAALCQALIAKLCLLHQQGVTTLVLPRLYIEENKWLAMRDGLDATYLDFVNHRRLSMREAIGELLDFVADVAEELGSQREMAYLRALLADPRGTGADRQIAIYRQTGAIDQVIRLLVEQTTQGVLEVA; encoded by the coding sequence ATGAAAGGTCGTTTAGCCCTGTACCATCCCACCCTTGGCGTAGAGGAAGAATTTCAGCTTGTTGAGCGTTGCAGTGGGCAACTGTGCAGTGCCATCGAGCGCGTCCTGGAGAAAGGTCAAACCCTCTTTGGCGAGCAGATCAAGCCTGAAATGCACGCCTCAACGGTCGAGATCATCAGCCCAGTCTGTGCCGATATCGCCGCTGTTCGACAAGAACTCTATGGGCTGCGCCGGCGCCTTATCGAAATGCTGGCCGCAGAAGACCTGGTCCCCGTGAGCGCCGGCACCCATCCCACGGCCCGCTGGCAGGATCAGCAGCGTACCGAACGCGAGCGCTACGCTGAACTGGAAGAGGAGGAGCAGGACGTAGGCCGCTCGCTCCTCATCTTTGGCCTGCACATCCATGTCGGCATTCCCGACCGCGAAGTGGCCATTGCCGTCATGAACCAGGCTCGCCTCTGGCTCCCTCATCTCCTAGCCCTCTCCGCCAACTCACCCTTCTGGGCTGGCAGGATGACTGGCATCAAGTCCTATCGCTCCGTCGTCTGGAAACGCTGCAACCGCAGCGGCCTGCCCGAGGTCCTGCCCAGTCTGACCCACTTTGAACGCTACGTCGACGACCTCATCGCAGTGGGAGCCATCGACAATGGCAAGCGCATCTGGTGGGATCTTCGCCTCCATCCCTTCTTCGACACCCTGGAATTCCGCATCTGCGACATGCCTGCCACCCTCGAAGATACCATTGCCCTGGCGGCCCTCTGCCAGGCCCTCATTGCCAAGCTCTGCCTGCTCCACCAGCAAGGGGTCACCACCCTTGTCCTGCCGCGCCTCTACATCGAAGAAAACAAATGGTTGGCCATGCGCGACGGCCTCGACGCCACCTATCTCGACTTCGTCAACCATCGTCGCCTGAGCATGCGCGAGGCCATTGGAGAGCTTCTTGATTTCGTCGCCGACGTAGCCGAAGAGCTAGGCAGTCAGCGAGAAATGGCCTACCTGCGCGCCCTGTTAGCCGATCCCCGCGGGACCGGCGCCGATCGCCAGATCGCCATCTATCGCCAGACTGGAGCCATCGACCAGGTCATTCGCCTCCTGGTCGAACAGACCACTCAGGGCGTGCTCGAAGTCGCTTAA
- a CDS encoding GNAT family N-acetyltransferase, with product MPFTGLSPADPQYVRDLGDGLRLRWSRAEDAEELARLECEVFLNRPTEPLHQPLAWHVRELLSDSHPLMGSGDFALVEDTRGGGHRVVACACLWRQFWDYEDVRLLVGRPELVVSDPDYRHRGLIRALFGLLHARCEAEGALVQAITGIPYFYRQFGYEYALELDGYLTLPVALIPSAPADGREPVRLRDATLEDLPAIMALYEAHRQRGELVVSTPIGEEWWRYQLTHWQSCRTGEHWHVQVMDSERGDFLGFLVMPTMRWRSAVPVMHCFEVVPGVDLFWLLPPVLRAILARGRQMPVRREPAEIDHLCLYLSTEHPIRAALLRLPNRYGEPLAVRSSRPYAWYVRVPDVAALLRRVAPVLERRLARSPLAGYSGRLRLHFYGRELLLHFQRGSLETVQQVEQAYDHEQAEAAFPPLVFLQLLFGYRSLEELSYAFPDIEVQPTAELLLQTLFPKRPSWTLPLG from the coding sequence ATGCCTTTCACCGGGTTATCCCCCGCCGATCCGCAGTATGTGCGCGACCTGGGCGATGGCCTGCGACTGCGCTGGTCGCGCGCCGAGGATGCTGAGGAACTGGCGCGTCTGGAGTGCGAGGTCTTTTTGAATAGGCCGACAGAACCTCTTCATCAGCCACTGGCCTGGCATGTGCGTGAGTTGCTTAGCGACAGTCACCCACTGATGGGCAGCGGCGATTTTGCGCTGGTAGAGGACACGCGAGGCGGTGGGCATCGCGTGGTGGCTTGCGCCTGTCTTTGGCGCCAGTTCTGGGATTACGAGGACGTCCGCTTGCTGGTGGGGCGTCCTGAGCTGGTGGTATCTGATCCTGACTATCGCCACCGCGGCTTGATTCGCGCGCTTTTTGGGCTGCTCCACGCACGCTGTGAGGCAGAGGGTGCCCTAGTACAGGCAATTACGGGTATTCCCTACTTTTATCGTCAGTTCGGCTATGAGTATGCGCTGGAGCTGGATGGTTATCTGACCTTGCCAGTGGCACTGATTCCATCTGCGCCCGCGGATGGTCGGGAGCCGGTGCGACTGCGCGATGCGACTCTGGAAGATCTGCCGGCCATTATGGCGCTCTACGAGGCTCACCGGCAGCGGGGTGAGCTGGTGGTGTCGACGCCGATCGGTGAGGAGTGGTGGCGCTACCAATTGACGCACTGGCAGAGCTGCCGCACGGGTGAGCACTGGCATGTTCAGGTGATGGACAGTGAGCGTGGGGACTTTCTCGGCTTTCTGGTGATGCCGACCATGCGCTGGCGCTCGGCAGTGCCGGTGATGCACTGCTTTGAGGTGGTGCCTGGGGTCGATCTGTTCTGGCTGTTGCCCCCTGTGCTGCGGGCCATTCTGGCCAGAGGCCGGCAGATGCCGGTACGCAGGGAGCCTGCTGAGATTGATCACTTGTGCCTCTACCTGTCCACTGAGCACCCGATCCGTGCGGCACTGCTGCGCCTGCCCAATCGCTATGGCGAGCCACTGGCGGTGAGGAGCAGCCGCCCTTATGCCTGGTATGTGCGTGTTCCCGATGTGGCGGCTTTGCTGCGTCGGGTGGCCCCAGTGCTGGAGCGTCGGCTGGCCCGTTCGCCGCTGGCCGGCTACAGCGGCAGACTGCGGCTGCATTTTTATGGCCGTGAGCTGCTGCTGCATTTTCAAAGGGGCAGCCTGGAGACGGTGCAGCAGGTGGAACAGGCTTACGACCATGAGCAGGCCGAGGCAGCCTTTCCGCCGCTGGTCTTTTTGCAGCTGCTCTTTGGCTACCGGAGCCTGGAGGAGCTGAGCTACGCCTTCCCGGATATCGAGGTTCAACCGACAGCGGAGCTGCTGCTGCAGACGCTTTTTCCTAAGCGGCCTTCGTGGACGCTTCCGCTCGGCTAG